A stretch of the Theileria equi strain WA chromosome 1, complete sequence genome encodes the following:
- a CDS encoding hypothetical protein (encoded by transcript BEWA_023640A) — MPTINIRNKCPSGEQGGHQIGDCNCSNRFKAYLRNVDIKTKDTNYRVCKHIGDGEVNIRHLKYGGDELTHEDGSDLAKRHEAITEVCTYHNAKYDKKDGDYINVPLILGVKKNAGENYTWYENLGGSNKKWRFISNTQNFPENEPAPQFIQQLKHLTCQLHDLHFVDIHRTGTYECACNKTDVTVIRYANDGGVSGYTKYKHKYGENAMAVRYQKVNLLWKEDGYQPITLDVNQQTSDLSVYYWDKDTEHRNKPLIIEVYVQRFSDKPVPLENDGNVSTNDNSKWTMIGLDPVSAKTLHKQKCKLFHPVDIDVTKPTGRYDNTQCRAEVEKKCTNEKCPGEVVVDDYNGVKLKEYTAKVHTYGKPGEPFTVTSFTNGSSTDEKKPPLWNVTQVIVFLTHCNEPILVYVESGSENKRTHQWHSESKDGDGKWAEESELKGKDPKTANSNGILQGTLDEIKRKLDISFQSARDEKVKEQEEEEEIVGDRLKLVIVAENQQKQLQPASQELVADNGKVSVAVEYPDQELLKVVDKTLSQAINYGLDRSGIVGLTAIIAALEWANKVLATDVIPEVVETEELRSNSGYDEEDEEKEKQEEPPVPSGRGGLNSSSVLEGESLSTYTESADIPSTTCGDFVAYDTVEYEEYRGTASDLEVEEHQSNYIFAHTRDTTQPTAPLITRNTPVDIHVPQLGKDIGYLQGPLPQSSGESSKLEDISFDTLSNTTHSSGLILDEEDYNTMEHDNTMYKYVFTIEIGDPLAQSAAQQTSDTLNTGNSAAHKASADSPGSYGPGPFKTPSQTGSDPTNIIKTTISVTTGILGTSALACFAGWKLYNRYKGDPWVRQI, encoded by the coding sequence ATGCCTACAATAAACATAAGGAACAAATGTCCAAGTGGAGAACAAGGTGGCCATCAAATTGGAGACTGTAACTGTTCTAATCGTTTCAAGGCATATTTGAGAAATGTAGACATCAAAACCAAGGATACAAATTACAGGGTATGCAAACATATAGGGGACGGGGAAGTAAATATACGTCACCTAAAATATGGTGGAGATGAACTTACTCATGAGGATGGATCTGACCTTGCAAAAAGACATGAAGCAATCACTGAGGTATGTACCTACCACAATGCTAAATATGACAAGAAGGATGGTGATTATATAAATGTACctctcattcttggagTTAAGAAAAATGCTGGAGAAAATTATACTTGGTATGAAAATCTGGGTGGGAGCAACAAAAAATGGAGGTTTATTTCTAATACTCAAAACTTTCCTGAAAATGAGCCTGCTCCTCAGTTCATACAACAGCTAAAGCATCTCACCTGCCAACTCCACGATCTCCATTTCGTCGACATTCACAGGACAGGTACCTATGAATGTGCATGTAATAAGACTGATGTTACTGTTATCAGATATGCAAATGACGGAGGTGTTTCTGGATATACAAAGTACAAACATAAATACGGTGAAAATGCAATGGCTGTTAGATACCAAAAGGTTAATCTTTTATGGAAAGAAGATGGTTATCAGCCCATTACACTCGATGTTAACCAACAAACTTCCGATCTAtctgtctactactgggatAAAGATACAGAACATAGAAATAAACCCCTTATTATTGAGGTCTATGTTCAACGTTTTAGTGACAAACCCGTCCCTCTCGAAAATGATGGGAATGTAAGTACCAACGACAATAGCAAGTGGACTATGATAGGGCTAGACCCTGTATCTGCAAAGACTCTCCATAAACAAAAATGCAAACTCTTCCATCCAGTTGATATAGATGTTACTAAACCTACTGGAAGGTATGACAACACACAATGTAGAGCAGAGGTCGAAAAGAAGTGTACTAATGAAAAATGTCCTGGTGAAGTAGTAGTTGACGATTACAATGGAGTAAAATTGAAGGAATACACCGCCAAAGTGCATACCTACGGAAAACCAGGAGAGCCTTTTACCGTAACTAGTTTCACTAATGGCTCCAGTACAGACGAGAAAAAACCTCCACTATGGAACGTTACTCAGGTAATAGTCTTCCTTACACACTGTAATGAGCCTATTCTGGTCTATGTTGAGAGCGGTAGTGAAAACAAAAGGACTCACCAGTGGCACAGTGAATCGAAAGATggtgatggtaaatgggCAGAGGAAAGCGAACTAAAAGGCAAGGATCCAAAAACAGCCAATAGTAATGGTATTCTTCAAGGTACTCTAGATGAGATTAAGAGGAAGCTAGACATTAGCTTTCAAAGTGCAAGAGATGAGAAAGTGAAAgaacaagaggaagaggaagaaataGTAGGGGATAGGCTAAAACTGGTGATAGTTGCAGAAAATCAACAAAAACAACTTCAACCTGCTTCCCAAGAACTTGTTGCTGATAACGGTAAAGTTAGTGTAGCTGTAGAATACCCTGATCAAGAACTATTGAAAGTGGTCGATAAAACCCTTAGTCAAGCTATTAACTATGGACTAGATAGATCAGGTATAGTTGGATTGACCGCTATAATTGCAGCTCTTGAATGGGCTAACAAGGTTCTTGCTACTGATGTCATTCCTGAAGTTGTTGAGACTGAAGAACTAAGATCCAACTCTGGatatgatgaagaagacgAAGAAAAAGAGAAACAGGAAGAACCTCCTGTTCCTTCTGGACGTGGAGGACTGAACAGTTCGTCTGTATTAGAAGGGGAATCCTTGAGCACTTATACAGAATCTGCTGATATTCCTTCCACCACTTGTGGAGATTTCGTTGCTTATGATACAGTAGAATATGAAGAATATAGAGGTACGGCATCTGATTTGGAGGTCGAAGAACATCAATCAAACTACATCTTTGCTCATACTAGAGACACCACTCAACCTACTGCACCTCTTATTACTCGTAATACTCCTGTAGATATCCATGTTCCTCAACTTGGAAAGGATATCGGATACCTACAAGGCCCACTCCCTCAATCCAGTGGAGAGTCTTCTAAGTTAGAAGATATAAGTTTTGATACTTTATCAAACACTACACATAGTTCGGGGCTTATTTTGGATGAGGAAGATTACAACACTATGGAACATGATAACACTATGTATAAATATGTTTTTACTATTGAAATTGGTGATCCTCTTGCTCAATCTGCTGCTCAACAAACATCAGATACTTTAAATACTGGAAATTCTGCTGCTCATAAAGCCTCAGCCGATTCTCCTGGATCTTATGGTCCAGGCCCTTTTAAAACCCCTTCTCAAACTGGCTCTGATCCTACTAACATTATTAAGACTACCATCTCTGTAACTACTGGCATTCTtggtacttctgccttggcttgttttgcaggctggaaactttataatcgctataagggagatccttgggttagacagatttaa
- a CDS encoding hypothetical protein (encoded by transcript BEWA_023650A): protein MSAEQTCTNGTHVDIDISKTAVGGKYKDACDNTINVENEENKPEKGYKKYTHSFSSNCSIKNINHNGTKQNGFPLTETVEYNKGVAVYYLSYDATNALPLIVGLEKSTGTDNYYYYKKDSYSLISNQWTGEDPEITEEHQLPEKLKEIIKNLTTVIILRVDHVKNNTYFASGDTSPPPTINETLKIEVTGPSPIHKIYEKYTHTPVTAGSNIRLLSTKTSSKNIPFDPPVYEKKYSEAYVYFWEWDKTFSNPLLIQLGDGNTSVYYTYYSGSNSWRNPGNITDSNLKDKLNEQNCEKNDAHVIDISKTSDGPYECPSCNYKQISVTEMTSTYGYYLHVVSNGYISRLKNGGAEQAGIKLPKDANQVFVFCSPKTSGNPLLIGLSATSDQSNVWYQRIKDPDTWSGVPKDRQPTGQDDEDGEISGLLQEIDKEIKQGLGSQSNGDGGGSDSAGESGAQDEELEARNSHSGSGEESGAGHGSDGSQNTFQQILGFITSHYGKISGGLGATGGLIGLGIWKGPSILARLITRL from the coding sequence ATGAGTGCAGAACAAACATGTACCAATGGAACACATGTAGACATCGACATTAGTAAAACAGCGGTTGGtggaaaatacaaagaTGCATGTGATAATACtataaatgtagaaaatgaagagaataaacCCGAAAAAGGTTACAAGAAATACACTCATTCCTTCTCAAGCAATTGTTCTATTAAGAATATAAACCATAATGGAACGAAGCAGAATGGGTTTCCCTTAACAGAAACTGTTGAATATAACAAAGGTGTCGCTGTATACTATCTGAGTTATGATGCCACCAATGCGCTTCCCCTGATAGTGGGACTTGAAAAGTCTACTGGGACTGATAATTATTATTACTATAAAAAGGATAGCTATAGTTTAATTTCCAATCAATGGACAGGAGAAGATCCAGAGATCACTGAAGAACACCAACTTCCTGAAAAACTCAAAGAAATTATCAAGAATCTAACTACTGTTATCATTCTTAGGGTTGACCATGTTAAAAATAATACGTACTTTGCTAGTGGTGACACCAGCCCACCTCCAACTATAAATGAGACACTTAAAATTGAAGTCACTGGGCCTTCTCCAATCCATAAAATCTATGAAAAATACACTCACACTCCTGTTACTGCAGGATCAAATATAAGACTCCTTTCAACAAAAACCAGTAGCAAGAACATACCTTTTGATCCTCCTGTTTATGAAAAGAAGTATAGTGAGGCttatgtatatttttggGAGTGGGATAAAACTTTTAGTAATCCGCTCCTAATTCAACTTGGGGATGGAAATACCTCAGTCTACTACACTTATTACAGTGGTAGTAACTCTTGGAGAAACCCCGGAAATATAACTGATAGTAATCTCAAGGACAAGTTGAATGAGCAGAACTGTGAAAAGAATGATGCTCATGTtatagatatttcaaagACGAGTGATGGTCCCTATGAATGTCCAAGTTGTAATTATAAGCAAATTTCAGTAACAGAAATGACTAGTACCTACGGATATTACCTACATGTTGTTTCTAATGGGTATATCAGCAGAttaaaaaatggaggagCCGAACAGGCTGGAATTAAGCTTCCAAAGGATGCTAACCAGGTATTTGTATTTTGCTCTCCAAAAACTTCTGGAAACCCACTTTTGATAGGCCTCTCAGCTACCAGTGACCAGTCCAACGTTTGGTACCAAAGGATTAAAGATCCTGATACCTGGAGTGGAGTTCCCAAAGACAGGCAACCTACAGGtcaagatgatgaagatggtgaGATCTCTGGACTTCTCCAGGAAATTGATAAAGAGATTAAACAAGGATTAGGATCTCAAAGTAATGGTGATGGAGGTGGATCAGATTCTGCTGGTGAGAGCGGTGCtcaagatgaagaactAGAAGCTAGAAATAGTCATTCTGGAAGTGGTGAAGAATCCGGTGCTGGACATGGCTCTGATGGTTCACAGAACACTTTTCAGCAGATACTTGGTTTCATTACATCTCACTACGGTAAAATTAGTGGAGGCTTAGGAGCTACTGGAGGTCTCATCGGTCTTggaatctggaaaggaCCTTCTATACTTGCACGACTAATCACTCGTCTGTAA
- a CDS encoding hypothetical protein (encoded by transcript BEWA_023660A) produces MTAESVYPACSLHPSPIHSATQFTFSHPLYSYQYTAEPEKNEPRFKSFDAFLQDNGYSIGDLALKQSYRPVEIQRGCMNKLPVGITIKHQKYRHVDHIEFMNVEEMKNFANYWIDTLEMAEQRAGWLYGYYIEDSHYPLGIRAVCEAIYEPPQRSFMEYSELLSDPFLNTVDRIANKLGLERIGYIFTHLPRENVMTPKDIIDAAKRQLDTAKDIHYTGYPVSTHVTCTMCPDGEGKPVLNAFMASDSAMALLRDGMFSEEQNDIKMVEIRKASSSFEILPQIFESGKEVSSFDSDWLIVRVNDSAPIHPMPFFKHTGFPRENREVSTDVNIWKYTNTPCDFHLLLYIANTLDVDTALAVCDSILKGEEVDGLIWDLLGGMQNE; encoded by the coding sequence ATGACCGCAGAATCTGTATATCCTGCATGCTCACTTCATCCTTCGCCTATTCACAGTGCTACACAATTCACATTTTCTCATCCACTATATTCATACCAATATACAGCTGAACCGGAAAAGAACGAGCCAAGGTTCAAGTCATTTGACGCATTCTTACAAGACAACGGTTACTCTATCGGGGATCTCGCTCTGAAGCAATCTTATCGGCCCGTTGAAATCCAGAGAGGGTGCATGAATAAACTCCCAGTAGGAATAACAATAAAGCACCAAAAATATCGCCATGTAGATCATATTGAATTTATGAATGTAGAAGAAATGAAAAACTTTGCAAACTACTGGATAGACACTCTAGAGATGGCGGAACAACGTGCTGGGTGGCTATATGGTTATTATATAGAGGATTCTCACTATCCTTTGGGTATAAGAGCAGTTTGTGAAGCCATATATGAGCCGCCTCAAAGGAGTTTCATGGAGTACTCTGAACTCCTCTCtgatccatttttaaacaCAGTAGACAGGATCGCAAATAAGCTCGGTTTGGAGCGTATCGGATACATTTTCACACATTTACCTAGAGAAAATGTAATGACTCCAAAGGACATTATTGACGCTGCAAAGAGACAGTTGGATACAGCAAAAGATATACACTACACGGGTTACCCAGTGTCAACACACGTTACATGCACAATGTGCCCAGATGGAGAAGGCAAACCAGTTTTAAATGCATTCATGGCGTCGGACTCTGCAATGGCCCTTTTGAGAGATGGCATGTTTTCCGAGGAACAGAATGATATCAAGATGGTAGAGATTAGAAAGGCTTCTAGCTCATTTGAGATCTTGCCACAAATATTTGAATCTGGAAAGGAagtttcttcctttgaCTCTGATTGGCTAATTGTGCGTGTAAATGACTCTGCACCTATACATCCAATGCCATTTTTCAAACACACTGGATTTCCACGGGAAAATCGAGAGGTAAGCACAGATGTAAATATATGGAAGTACACAAACACACCATGTGATTTCCATCTTTTGCTTTACATTGCCAATACACTTGATGTGGATACTGCGCTCGCAGTTTGTGATTCTATCCTCAAGGGAGAAGAGGTAGATGGACTAATTTGGGACCTCCTCGGTGGCATGCAGAATGAATAG
- a CDS encoding hypothetical protein (encoded by transcript BEWA_023670A): protein MTQQEVTIELKEKPTTDGRETTYTGASTGNKTIIVERTTDPPGSNFYRYTHKVSNGEQQFTLARVLGDDSQKLEGIPPHSGSDGKVTSVSAYYWKRDNGTQTPNKVLLIEVVYSGPDKTKYYKNTSGTEWVETSLQNDLEKVLDQQNCYSNNAVTLDLTRNNSEGHKHGKGYCCDEHRGDQYKVSVQEIPVNHRHNHGKSTRLYKHSITNGGRFAGIKYYENGDTNNPKNRNNVKIPGLQNPGKDSVDIYALYSGNNQEPELIYVNSAGGSGVTGWFKKGSGTNGDWEKADKLQNITPDNFRDLECNEWNGVVGELDGYSVSSLQECQEYIKQQELRAQETVNLEQQQRTKESEEQGQELGQGLQDEEAERRKTKQEGEPAFKLPADKEESSNDARGRDDKDGPPGKQAGRESDSGPRFAGYKELQEITKGHTDNSQLRQQQDLDSSSGQHHQPPVVQSATNDDNDITAGLPLLLLKLNLALLALTLLKLLLKILLLLEKLLNLLVPV, encoded by the coding sequence ATGACTCAACAAGAAGTAACCATTGAACTTAAGGAAAAGCCAACTACTGATGGTAGAGAAACTACTTATACAGGAGCTTCTACCGGAAATAAGACCATTATTGTCGAAAGAACCACCGACCCTCCCGGATCTAACTTCTACAGGTACACTCATAAGGTTTCTAATGGAGAACAGCAATTCACACTTGCGAGAGTACTAGGTGATGATAGTCAAAAATTAGAAGGGATTCCTCCTCATAGTGGATCTGATGGAAAGGTGACCTCAGTTTCCGCTTACTATTGGAAACGTGACAATGGTACTCAGACACCTAATAAGGTTCTCTTGATAGAAGTGGTATATAGTGGACCAGATAAAACTAAGTATTATAAGAATACTAGTGGTACTGAGTGGGTTGAAACGTCCCTCCAAAATGACCTAGAGAAGGTACTTGATCAGCAAAACTGTTACAGCAATAATGCTGTGACCTTAGACCTTACCAGGAATAATTCAGAGGGCCATAAGCATGGTAAAGGATACTGTTGCGATGAACATAGGGGTGATCAGTACAAGGTCTCTGTTCAGGAAATACCGGTTAACCATCGTCATAACCACGGAAAATCTACAAGACTTTATAAACATTCTATTACCAATGGTGGACGGTTTGCAGGCATCAAGTATTATGAGAATGGTGACACAAATAATCCTAAGAATAGGAATAATGTAAAGATTCCCGGCCTTCAAAATCCTGGAAAAGATTCAGTAGACATATATGCATTATACTCTGGCAATAATCAGGAACCGGAGCTTATATATGTCAATAGTGCTGGGGGTTCAGGTGTTACAGGATGGTTTAAGAAGGGGAGTGGTACTAATGGAGACTGGGAAAAGGCTGATAAGCTCCAAAATATAACACCTGATAACTTTAGAGACCttgagtgtaacgaatggaaCGGAGTTGTTGGTGAACTTGACGGGTATAGCGTCAGTAGtttgcaagaatgtcaaGAATATATTAAACAACAAGAATTACGTGCTCAAGAAACTGTCAATCTAGAACAACAACAACGTactaaagaatctgaagaacaaggGCAAGAGCTAGGACAAGGACTccaagatgaagaagccGAGAGGCGTAAGACAAAACAAGAGGGAGAACCTGCTTTTAAACTTCCTGCTgataaagaagaatctaGTAATGACGCTAGGGGTCgtgatgataaagatggtCCTCCTGGTAAACAGGCTGGTAGAGAATCAGATTCTGGTCCTAGATTTGCTGGATATAAAGAACTTCAAGAAATTACTAAAGGGCATACTGATAACTCTCAACTTCGTCAACAACAAGATCTTGATTCATCTTCTGGACAACACCATCAACCTCCCGTTGTCCAATCTGCTACTAATGATGACAATGATATTACTGCTGGACTTCCTCTGCTCTTACTCAAACTCAACCTGGCCCTTCTGGCTCTGACTCTTCTGAAACTCCTACTGAAGATTCTGCTGCTTCTGGAGAAACTGCTGAACTTGCTGGTGCCGGTCTAG
- a CDS encoding hypothetical protein (encoded by transcript BEWA_023680A) — MEDENPKTEDATSIEDEMRPILAAWRSISEYCRVRNVDVLIASKGRSTEAISALYRAGQTHFGENRVDELVAKAQELDNLPIKWHFIGHLQSNKCKMLASVKGLYMVESIDSVKTAMELDKCLERVSKTVKVLVQVNTTLREQFGILYNQMEKVREVVSAVLASQHLEFSGLMTIGDGTSECYARLISVRSELERSVGPCKVMSMGMSHDWKDAIEGGSTQVRVGRCLFEA; from the coding sequence atggaggatgagaaTCCAAAGACGGAAGACGCTACGAGTATTGAGGACGAAATGAGACCAATTTTGGCGGCTTGGAGATCAATCAGCGAATATTGCAGGGTTAGGAATGTGGATGTGCTCATTGCGTCAAAGGGGAGGTCTACAGAGGCGATTTCTGCCCTTTATCGCGCCGGTCAGACACACTTTGGCGAGAATCGAGTGGATGAGCTCGTGGCAAAGGCGCAAGAGCTCGACAATCTGCCAATAAAGTGGCATTTCATCGGACATTTGCAGAGTAACAAGTGCAAGATGCTGGCAAGCGTCAAGGGGCTCTATATGGTCGAGTCTATTGACTCTGTAAAGACTGCCATGGAACTCGACAAGTGCCTTGAACGCGTTTCCAAAACCGTCAAGGTACTCGTCCAAGTCAATACCACCCTGAGGGAACAGTTTGGAATCTTGTACAACCAGATGGAAAAGGTGCGCGAGGTTGTGAGTGCCGTCTTGGCCAGCCAACATCTCGAATTTTCTGGGCTCATGACCATTGGAGATGGCACTAGTGAATGCTATGCCAGGCTCATAAGCGTTAGAAGTGAGCTGGAAAGGTCTGTAGGACCATGCAAGGTCATGAGTATGGGCATGTCACACGATTGGAAAGATGCAATTGAGGGAGGATCTACCCAGGTTAGAGTTGGTAGGTGCCTATTTGAGGCTTGA
- a CDS encoding hypothetical protein (encoded by transcript BEWA_023690A), whose translation MTDATINETEVVTRRAPINPFERLRSKKGRAVNDPKLKNNPLYGRLIVCSVTTAAIIFVFLAELVFNKVTFNGRCISKVLYPRPLNGKVKPPYLVELGYGACEYNLQTRAADRVFFGTDASDKGWPIEPSGASKAAWDSPNFRIFESVGGLSANLIRNYGEWFRLVWSMFLHGGWMHIAFNVCSQVQILWIVEPDWGFWRTFILFFISGIGGNLMSAVLDPCGVTVGSSGALYGLYGALIPYCIEYWNTLPHPIFIIIFLIVSIFVGLLTGLSGYIDNYAHLGGCMFGLLWGFTTIRSVSIFDRCAIYEKCLLSPVFSWMLTKKYKAKLELSIVLKKKHLCRRREELEARKKAVKNGLTAKYIAKIKKSLDSEGSPPFKMRLREWVVRCTCGIVMVLILIILSTLLFNSRLYSKFRPWGQLKLRGWHSCHCCFVKKLKIFANADTAKDIFWCWNDKRDAQEYCRDTDKGVGLIESSANVALNLVEDLGNAFA comes from the exons ATGACTGATGCTACGATAAACG AGACGGAGGTGGTGACTAGGAGGGCACCAATTAATCCGTTTGAAAGATTGCGCTCTAAAAAGGGTAGGGCAGTTAATGATCCAAAGTTGAAGAATAATCCGCTATACGGACGTTTGATTGTCTGCTCTGTGACCACTGCGGCCataatttttgttttcCTGGCTGAACTGGTATTCAATAAGGTGACCTTTAACGGCCGCTGCATTTCCAAGGTTTTATACCCACGACCTTTAAATGGAAAAGTAAAACCACCATATCTAGTGGAGCTCGGCTATGGAGCATGCGAATATAATTTGCAGACAAGGGCCGCAGATAGAGTATTTTTTGGTACCGACGCATCAGATAAAGGATGGCCAATTGAACCCAGTGGAGCATCTAAGGCGGCCTGGGACTCACCAAACTTTCGCATTTTCGAAAGTGTAGGTGGACTCAGCGCAAATTTGATACGAAACTATGGAGAGTGGTTTAGACTTGTATGGAGCATGTTTTTACATGGTGGATGGATGCATATTGCCTTTAATGTTTGTTCTCAGGTGCAGATTTTATGGATTGTTGAACCG GACTGGGGATTTTGGAGAAcctttatactcttttTCATTAGTGGAATAGGTGGTAATTTAATGTCTGCTGTCTTAGATCCATGTGGAGTTACTGTGGGATCTTCTGGTGCTCTTTATGGACTATATGGCGCTCTTATTCCATATTGTATAG aatattGGAACACATTACCGCATCCAATCTTCATAATTATCTTTCTCATTGTGTCGATATTCGTTGGTTTATTGACGGGGCTCTCAGGGTATATTGACAATTATGCACATTTGGGTGGGTGCATGTTTGGGCTTCTTTGGGGATTTACCACGATTAGAAGTGTTTCCATATTTGACCGATGTGCCATTTACGAAAAGTGCCTCTTATCACCTGTTTTTTCATGGATGCTCACCAAAAAGTACAAGGCGAAACTTGAGCTTTCCATTGTCCTGAAAAAGAAGCATCTATGTCGGCGAAGGGAGGAACTGGAGGCTCGCAAAAAGGCTGTAAAGAATGGACTCACTGCCAAGTATATTGCAAAGATTAAAAAGAGTCTGGACTCTGAAGGATCCCCTCCGTTTAAAATGAGACTTCGGGAATGGGTTGTACGATGCACTTGTGGAATCGTAATG GTTTTAATATTAATCATCTTATCAACGCTCCTATTCAACTCTCGTTTGTATTCAAAATTCCGTCCTTGGGGTCAGTTGAAGCTTCGCGGTTGGCATTCTTGTCACTGCTGTTTTGTCAAGAAGCTCAAGATTTTTGCAAACGCTGACACCGCCAAGGACATTTTTTGGTGTTGGAACGACAAGAGGGACGCGCAAGAGTATTGTAGAGACACTGATAAAGGCGTAGGTCTGATTGAATCATCGGCAAATGTCGCGCTAAACCTCGTAGAAGACCTGGGAAATGCATTTGCATGA
- a CDS encoding hypothetical protein (encoded by transcript BEWA_023700A), with the protein MHFVHPRRINRMLVASPLPLDFVSRIVIKFSPENKCAETFMRNYIPLMSYGNPHLKFSKFCLDDDQEYCKVFLKNGSVHEFGFGEYPQDVMQKILDLEAENG; encoded by the exons ATGCATTTTGTCCATCCGAGGAGGATAAATCGCATGTTGGTGGCTTCTCCGCTACCCCTGGACTTTGTGTCCAGGATTGTCATTAAATTCTCACCAGAGAACAAATGTGCAGA GACGTTTATGAGGAATTACATACCGCTAATGTCCTACGGGAATCCTCACCTCAAATTCTCCAAGTTCTGTCTTGATGATGACCAAGAGTATTGCAAGGTCTTCCTAA AAAATGGATCAGTTCACGAATTTGGTTTTGGTGAGTATCCTCAAGATGTCATGCAGAAGATTCTTGATCTTGAAGCAGAGAATGGATGA
- a CDS encoding 60S ribosomal subunit protein L4/L1, putative (encoded by transcript BEWA_023710A) — protein sequence MPSRPVVSVFSQSGEKASTLMPLVFSTPLRSDLVHYVHTNMAKNRRQAYAVSKMSGFQTSARSWGTGRAMARVPRVKGGGTHRAGQAAYANFCRAGGMFAPTKTWRRWHRKVNLKEKRFALAVAVAASGVAPLVMARGHRIESVPEVPLVVDDSIETINKTKDAVALLQKLGLSEELDRVSKKKFPKRLKSKHGTGPLIILRASAVEGRRAFRNIPGVEVAAVERLNLLKLAPAGTLGRLCVWSKAAFEALDQVIAEKGIKAKPLLTNPDISALANSTAVQTALNPPKTGSLKKKIQRGASKRVLKSVVKALEKVSKKKEVSKDAKKALKKNSKLFFKNIRTALNTGVEASA from the coding sequence ATGCCATCTCGTCCAGTGGTGAGTGTCTTTAGCCAGTCTGGCGAAAAGGCTTCGACTCTGATGCCTCTTGTATTCTCAACTCCGTTGCGCAGTGACTTGGTTCACTATGTACACACAAATATGGCCAAGAACCGCCGTCAAGCCTATGCTGTAAGCAAGATGTCTGGATTCCAGACCTCTGCCAGAAGTTGGGGTACTGGTCGTGCTATGGCCCGTGTACCCCGTGTCAAGGGTGGTGGTACCCACAGAGCCGGACAGGCTGCTTATGCCAACTTTTGCCGTGCTGGTGGTATGTTCGCACCCACCAAGACATGGCGTAGGTGGCATCGCAAGGTTAATTTGAAGGAGAAGAGGTTCGCACTTGCTGTTGCAGTTGCTGCCTCTGGAGTTGCTCCACTTGTCATGGCCAGAGGTCATCGCATCGAGAGTGTCCCAGAAGTCCCACTTGTTGTTGACGACTCCATTGAAACCATCAACAAGACCAAGGACGCTGTTGCTCTCTTGCAAAAGCTGGGTTTGTCTGAGGAGCTCGATAGGGTGAGCAAGAAGAAGTTCCCCAAGAGACTCAAGAGCAAGCATGGTACTGGACCACTCATTATATTGCGTGCCTCCGCTGTTGAGGGACGCCGTGCCTTCAGGAACATTCCAGGTGTCGAGGTTGCCGCTGTTGAGCGCCTCAACCTTTTGAAGTTGGCACCAGCCGGTACTCTTGGCAGATTGTGCGTATGGAGTAAGGCTGCCTTTGAGGCCTTGGACCAAGTTATTGCTGAGAAGGGCATCAAGGCTAAGCCATTGCTTACCAACCCGGATATCTCTGCCCTTGCCAACTCCACTGCTGTCCAGACTGCTCTCAACCCACCAAAGACTGGAAgcctaaagaagaagatCCAGAGGGGAGCTAGCAAGAGGGTCCTCAAGTCTGTAGTCAAGGCCCTGGAGAAGGTCAGCAAGAAGAAGGAGGTATCCAAGGACGCCAAGAAGGCACTCAAGAAGAATTCCAAGCTCTTCTTCAAAAATATCAGAACTGCTCTTAACACCGGAGTAGAGGCTTCGGCTTAA